One window of Novipirellula aureliae genomic DNA carries:
- a CDS encoding hemerythrin domain-containing protein: protein MTVQINAKPLADFDRPIDMLVDCHRRIEHFLGVIVRVLERYASQPLDSEARQALAAALQYFKISAPKHTADEEQSLFPRMQSVGAITPKTNELLEQLRQDHQTADELQGRIDRILEQWLASDDSLPADSLATLRADLAELKNHYAAHIHMEEEQIFPSAAKALSENQLREMGTEMRSRRGLGNDRHGK, encoded by the coding sequence ATGACCGTGCAAATCAATGCGAAACCACTTGCGGATTTCGACCGACCGATCGACATGTTGGTCGATTGCCACCGACGGATTGAGCATTTTCTTGGCGTGATTGTCCGAGTGCTCGAACGCTATGCGAGCCAACCGCTCGATTCCGAAGCTCGCCAAGCACTCGCCGCGGCGTTGCAGTATTTTAAAATCTCCGCCCCCAAACATACGGCCGATGAGGAACAATCGCTGTTCCCTCGGATGCAGTCGGTAGGCGCAATCACACCAAAGACAAACGAATTGCTTGAGCAGTTGCGACAAGACCACCAAACCGCTGACGAACTCCAGGGACGAATCGATCGAATCCTGGAGCAGTGGTTGGCTTCAGACGATTCACTGCCCGCTGATTCGCTTGCGACACTACGCGCGGATCTGGCGGAATTGAAGAACCACTATGCGGCCCACATCCATATGGAAGAAGAACAGATTTTCCCATCGGCAGCAAAGGCACTCAGCGAAAATCAGCTTCGTGAAATGGGGACCGAAATGCGTTCTCGGCGTGGACTCGGAAACGATCGTCACGGCAAATGA